The nucleotide sequence gctagcgcgcggagtggcgggggccgggcgatgacgacggcgatgacggcggggcggtttggagcggcgcgacgacacgggcgacagacgcgtgcagaggctgacggcggcggcgaccgggcggtaggccactcagcacgcgcgcgcggcttgcaacgggcggcgtccgcgcgggcggcttacgcaggcgcggcagagcgaggagaggggaagggggcgctcggcgcggcggctcacgcgcacgcgcgtgggcggagcggaggaggaggagcactcggcgcggctcttcgcgcacgcgcgcgcggcgcgcgggcgaggcggagcggagcTGAGCGGGGGGAGGGAGAGCGGAGCacgccggggaggggagagggccggggagagggggagagagagagagagagagagagcgcccgggagagagagggccggggaagagatgggccgagcggaattcggcccatcgaacccgggggaggcaaactagacttttgcggagggattcgatttggaaggaattggattcggaattgaactcgatgATAGATCGGgaattgagatcttgagatggcacggacactagacaacaatcaaagaaacaaatttcgcaattaggatttttcggagataattttcccgctaggcgccacgacggaacgggcgctacaaacAAACatcacaattatacataaatcccaatataacataagtctcaacttaaacataagtcacaatttaacataggtgccaatttaacaaaagtcccaattatacataaatctcaatttaacaaaagtcccaattatacataaatcccaatttaacataagtcccaatttaaacataagtcccaatttaaacataaatctccatttaacaatccacaattaaaccttctcaaaattaaacaatccacaattgcacatatcacaatccacgatgcacaattaaacaatccacaatccacaattgcacatttcacatttctttttttaaaagtaaatgttaccgagcgacggcggggacgacctggcggcggggacgacctggcggcggcgatggcaacggcgaggggggagaggtccgtgcggcggcgatggcgacctggcggcggcgacggcgacggcgaggggggagaggtcctggcagtggcgtcggcgacggcgaggggcggggcgacttcggggaggagccggcggtagcggggacgacttggtggcggggacgacctggcggcggcgatggcaacggcgaggggggagagttccgtgcggtggcgacggcgacctggcggcggcgacggcgacggcgaggggggagaggtcctggcggcggcgacggcaacggcgaggggggagaggtcctgacggcggcggcggcggcggcgtggggcggggcgactttggggaggagccggcggtggcggggacgacggcgacggcgacttgggaaattttggcagcctggcagctagggtttcgcgggagccgggacttagaaaattttggctccccgcgctccctatatataggcgcagatcatcgcatgcgggcggcttaagggaccgcatggaaaaatatctttccatgcagtcgacataagccggccgcatgcgaaaaagatctttccatgcgggctgttaagccggccgcatgcgaaaaagatctttccatgcgggctgttaagccggccgcatgcgaaaaagatctttccatgcgggctgttaagccagccgcatagaaagatctttttaccaaaaaaaatcatttttttttctctaagtaaactgtccatatatattttttcccaatatttcgccacaattatacattccaaatgtttttggcactaagaaaactcatgaaaattgctcaaaactcgtaatcaaatgttacatgctaatgattacaacataagggggacctaaattcatgcatGTACATTTGGAATACAATGAGAACTAAAGGTTACGAAATAACTATGACTTAATAACCTTGGCAACACCATCTGCTCGAACGTACGACATATTTGCTTCATCGATTGTTCTCTCAACCTTCTTAATTCGCATAGGAAGATCAGTAAACAATGGTACATCGTCCAACTTGTTGTAATCATTGGGGTCTTCGATGTTGTCGATGCCGACGATCTGTTGCTTTCCGGATAtgacaatagtttttctttcatctgaagggtccttcacataaaacacttgaGCCATACGCTCTGCTAAAACCCATGGATCATCCTTGTGGCCTGTTTTACTGTGATCGACTATCGTTAGCCCGTAGTCATCAACGGAAACCCCTATTGTGTCTTTAACCCATTCACAACGGAGCACAGGGATCTGGATGTTTAGGCCATAGTCCAGTTCCCATATTTCTTGAATGGTCCCATAATACGACCTCTTTTCTCCACTCGTGTCAATCGCTTCGACACGGATCCCACTATTTTGTGCGGTGCTTTTCATGTCCTTCGTAGTCGTACTCAAGGTAAATCCATTGATGTCGTAACCTTGCCATGAATTGACAATACTTGAAGGCCCACATGCCAGTCTTTGTAAAGTAAGTTCCTCCACAGAATCACCAACTGGCAGGTTTAGATCTTTCAACCACAGAggaaagcgacgcttgtgctctcttgatatccaatcattggaccgccctgggaagcaggctttgatttcttctaGGTGTCGCTCAATGAATGGCTCAACGATAGCGAGCTGTTGAAGAACGCTGTTGTGTGCCGCGGACACCTTTTTGTAATCATTATCGAAGAACTGCTTCCTACCAACAGTACCCCTTCCAGACAATCTACCTTCATGTCGATGAACAGGAATGCCAATGGCATTAGCATCCTTTATGTAGTCCATACAACACTCGACTGCCTCTTCAGTTGTGTATCCCTCTATCATTGATCCTTCCGGGTGAGCGCGATTGCGTACATAGCCTTTGAGGATCGACATGTAACGCTCATAGGCCCACATCTGATGTAAGTATAATGGACCAAGTTCAATAATCTGAGGGACGATGTGAACGATCAAATGCTCCATCATATCTAAAAATGATGGTGCGAAATACATCTCAAGCTGGCATACAGTCTCGACGGCAAATGTCTGAAGCGGACCTAATTCCAAAGGATCAAATACCTTCTGTGAAATtcgattgaaaaagtagcacaactttGTTATAACCACCTTTGTATGGACTGGTTTGACTGCCCTTATAGCAATTGGTAGGAACACCGTTAGCAACCTATGACAGTCATACGCATTGTATCCCGAAATGGACAAATCCTTCATTGATACTAGCTTCCTGATGTTCGATGCGAAACCAGTAGGCACTCTAACCCCTTGTAAACATTTACAGAAGGCTTTTTTCTCTTCAAGTGTCAACGAGTAACAAGCAGGAGGAATCTCGGTCTTCCCATTTGGCAGCACTACTGGGTGAAGGTCATGCCGTATGGACAAATCTACAAGGTCGTTACGTGACTTCAATCCATCCTTCGTTTTACTCGGGATGTCCAGCAATGTGCCAACGGTGCTATCAAACACGTTCTTCTCGAGGTGCATAACATCAATTGCATGTCGAATCTCTAGGTCCTTCTAGTAATCtaagtatttaaagaaaattGAGTGCTTCTTGAAAGGCGACGTAGTACCGTTGTCACCATCAGCTTTCTTCCTCTTTActgtcttcttctttccctttccataTACAACCTTAATCTTCTTTGTTATCTCATACACGTATGTACCACCTCTTGCTACTGGGGCAGTGTCATTCTCCACTGTATTATCGAACAATCTAGCCATCTTATGGTACCTATGTCTTTGTGGTAGGAACCGTCGATGTCGCATGTACACTGTCTTCAAAGACGACGTCaggtatttgtatgaagttttctccagacatatcagacatccagtcttccctttaatctgcccagataatgaaaagtttgcaggtaggtcattgatggtaacgaatatgatcgcacgtagattgaagtgctcccgcttaaactcatcccatagtcgtaacccctctttccaaagctcctccatgtcctccatcaaaggctcaaggaaaacatctatgtcgattccaggttggtttggaccttgtatgaggatagtgagtagaatgtactttcgtttttgacatatccatgttggaagattatacattgtgagaaggactggccatgtgctgtgcgagctgcttaagtcaccaaacgggttcattccatcagtgctcaacgcaaaccttacattcctaggatccttagcaaattctgggtgttttgcatcaaatgtcttccactggcgagcgtcgacgggatgtcgaatcataccatctatttttcggctctcttgatgccatatcatcaactcagcatcagtcgggtttgagtacagacgcttcaggcggtccttaattggtaggtaccacatcaccattgaaggaatcttcccgcgcttacccttatcagaatctggatcggtacactctgaatctacgggcccattccccgttttataccgacttgtgccacacgttgggcaacattccaattccgcatattctttacggtataatatgcagtgattcttacaagcatgaatcttttctacaccaagagataaaggacatatgagtttcttcgcttgatacGTGTTCGATGATACAAAGTTAGGCTTAGGAAGCAACACAcgcaacaaactcatcagatcattaaaacttgtgtccgaccatccatgtttagccttcaatctcagaagttcaagcactgaacgcaagactgtgaaatccttatcacatcccttcgtttcatcgtaaagaagatccttcgatgccttctctaatgcctgccaattctccaatcctcgtgacctgcccgctagcacctctggttcaacatggcgtagcatatcctctaaatcaaaaccaccatcgaaatcatcactatcggtggaaacatcgacaaccattctttcacgcgacatgtcttcgattataaaattctctgcctcattcatctcgaaacttaactcttcatcgtcatcttccggattggcgaattccccgtgataggtccaaaccttgtagttggcggtgaatccgtactccattatgtgacccaatatttcaccaggatctaccaacaatttctgattcttgcaatgacggcacggacaaaagatctttgtcatattctccctcaaagcatgctccttagcctgatcaataaatttagatgcttccttaataaatatcggctgcgttctccgcatctcatacatccatgacgaccgatccatctaattatataaaggcaaaaaagttacagataaaaaaatagaccgcaggtatttcatacaaaagtttaaatgcatttgtctcccaaaaaaaaatacaacaatacatgtaactagtatgtacaattgattacatgcaaaatttgcccatcaaaacatatattttgaagctagattttgcaaaaaatagttagaacaaaccttgtcaaaatattaaaaaaactccactttccaccaacgaaatataacaaaaatggaGCCAAATGAAGCATGATAGAGAGTTCTTCACCTTTCGTATAGAGTTCAAGtaaaaatttcgagttgaaaacctcccccctaattggtgcttgctttaggagagagaaagcttcgttttcaaatggtcaagctcgggcctggaggagcatatatggccgatcatcgcatgcggtcccttaagccagccgcatgcgaagatccattatcgcatgcggctgcttaggacagccgcatgcgataatgggcctattttcgcatgcggccgtcttaaggagccgcatgccctaatacatgcggccccttaagacggccgcatgcgaaaatagacctattatcgcatgcggctgtcttaAGCAGCCGtatgcgataatggatcttcgcatgcggctaatCAACCCGCCCCCGGGGGGGCGGTTTTTGCAGGCGCCGCCACAAGCGGCCCGCATGGAACCTACCGACCCCCTCGtacagaaaaacgatttttgtagtagtgttggCGCCTCGGCGTAAACACGAGTACGTACTTGTCGACGCGCTCTGCGCACGTACGGAGGGCGCGTGGAGGCCTATAGCCCCGTGCAAACGTGCGATAGCGCGGCGCGCGCTGGCCTGATCCGCGCGTACGTGCAGCCGTATGTGCGCGGATGCCAGATGCGCCCATGCACGCGTGCGTAAACTCCGCAGGCCCCGCCCAGGGGTATACGGCTGGGATCGCGTACGCGCGGTGCGACTTGCGCCGGGCGGGCGAGGGGAACTCTGGATCGCGTACGCGTAGGCGACTCGAACCATATCGCGCGGGGTCACGCTCACGCGGAGCAATGCGCTGTGCGCGAGGGCGGGTCGCACAGCGTTGGCTTCCGCGAAGACCTTCGATTTACTATATACTCTATCCGTGATTCTGCTACCCCCGTCTATCTGACAAGTAGAGGCCACCATCTATCTTATGGGCCTATCATTGTTGACCAATAATGTATTCAAGTGAGAAACTCTATTTGCTTCATGTACACTGTACAACACACTGTTTTATCCTATCATCGTTAATCAAAACTTGAGAGTGATGATTTAGTTTAATTAGCTCATCTAATATAATTAGAGCTCGTTGCAACACACAGGTATTTTGCTAGCTAGTTAAAAAATAGTTGTATAAGAAATAGAAGCAATGTTTGCCTATTAAATTAAAATGCAACTCTACTTGTAAATAAACTATAATCTAGTTGTATGAGCCCATGCACGCTTTGATGATCACTAGTTAGGACAAAGTTAATAACCAAGTGTCCAAGTGGGATCTTTCCTGTCAGCATTGCCGCATTGGCACAAAACAATGTGAACTTAACTTTCGCCGAGCCGGCCGGCTGCGCGATATGATCAGCATCCCGCGGCGTCAGCTCTTGCACGTTTCTGCCGCAGAAGCCAAACCGGCAATATCCAAGGACGTGCAACTTGCAATTTCTACACGGTTAATCGCTGCAAAGCCCGGCCATAACGTCACAATCGTGGGGCATGCAGAGCAGAGCAACGCATAGAATTTCTCCATGATGAGAAGAGAACTGATAAACATTGTGTGCATGCTTGCTACCTTGTACCACTAGAATGTTGAGATTAGTATTTTACTCTACTTGTCAAGCAAACAACAGTACTGGGATCCTGAGAAATCCAGTAGTACAACTCACAACGACGACCAAGTTACTAACATCTGTCATCAACCTAGAGCAGAGTGTGGATATTAGGAGTAGCATCTTGGACGTTTTCTCTGTCCTATCCTGTTGCATTTTAGTATGAACCAATAGGACAACCTACCAAATCTTGCATGTGCTTAGCTGGTGATGTGCCCTGTCCCAAGTGTGTTTACACTATCTATGTACACCTCTGTCGTTCATGTCATGCTCGTGTGAGATCATCCTCTGGATGAATGAGATGGGGGCGGACTGACGAATGATGGTTAGTTAATCTCGATGCTAAGAAACTGCAATAGCGATAGCAATCTTCAGTAATAGTGACAGATGGTTTGTACGGTGGCACCTTAATAGAATGTGGTATATGCTGGTACATCGTGGAAGTAACTTCCAAGTGCACACAGTAAAATCTCTCGCCTATATAATGTGGCTTAACCAGTGTAACATTCACTACTACACCTCTTGCACAAATCCATCTTCTGCACGGGCTTAACACTGATCATTTGTGCAAGGGTGATTAGTTAGTAGCCGATCGCTAGTGTTATGGCGCCTAAGATAGGCTCAGTTGTTGTGGCGATTGTAGTGAGCCTTGCCATGGTCTCGCTGGTCGCAGGGAGTTCAGGGACTGCGACTTTCTACACGCCTCCTTACACACGTTGAGCTTCTTATCGATCCTTAATACTCCTCTGAAACTAAAATTTCTCCAACCTGTAAACGAAAACACGCAATGCTGCATAGATATATagtagatatattttttttctttctcagaAGGGAGGGCATGTGTCCACTGTCCAGTTGCATTTCATTCTTCAgagagatatatatttttttactactgATTAAACCGCGTGTATAACATTTGTCTGTAATTCAGTAGCTTTAATTATCGTGCGAGCTTATAACATTTTGGCTGGCCGTGCATGCGTGCAGCGTCGGCGTGCTTCGGGTTCCAGGAGCAGGGGACGAtgaccgcggcggcgagcgacgtgttctggaacggcggcgcggcgtgcgggAAGCGGCTGGCGGTGACCTGCACCGGCGCGACGAACCAGGGGGTGCCGCAGCCGTGCACCGGCCGGAGCGTCACCGTCAAGATCGTCGACTACTGCCCCGCGGGGTGCCGTGGCACCATCGACCTCTCGCAGGAGGccttcgccgccatcgccaaccCCGACGCCGGCAAGATCCTCGTCGAATACCACGAGTACGTGATCATCATAGTTATAGACTGTAACTTAATTTTACGCCTCATTTTCATTTTAGGATGATTTTTTCTTATCAGATTTATTCACGATAAGCTGTGCTCATTTGCAGGGTCTAAGATCAAAATCAGGATGGCTTGAAGGCAAGCGAACGTGTGTCCTTCTGGTCATCAGTAGCATAAGATGGATTTAAGGGAAGAATAAAGGATGCCTCGATTCCACTGTGGTTGAGAAGAAACCATACGTCTGAGACATTAGATTTAAATTCAAGTAATCTAGTTTTGGAGTATTAGTGACTGTTTGGTAccgctccaactcctaaatataacttcaGGAGTTAAgtctcctaaatataactccaggagttaagtctggagtggagttatAGAGCTGCCTAAATCCAGCttcacaactctagtacattttgtaatagagctccacccaactccactcccagttttagtggagctgaaactgtttggctgaactCCAGGAGGAGCTGGAGCAgtgccaaacagacccttacTAATCAAACACTTGTAATACAGAAAATGCTTGTACTAGTATATCAGGCATTTATTGGAAATCCACaattaatttgtgattcacAATGGATGCCTCATGAACAGTTTGTCTCAGTTGTCTGATGCATGTTGGCAAAACATCTGGCACTATCAAGCAGAATGAAAGAAAAGGGAATCAGATCAGGTTCTCTTGCAACTGTAGGCCTGATCTTGCTGAAGTTTGAAAACAAACACCAAATGGAAAGGAGTTCTTTCTACACTTACATTCGTGTTCATAAATTGCTCGGATATGAAAACCAATGGTACGATAACCATTGTTTAACATGTTAAACGTTTGTAGTGTTAAAAGTGTTATTTCTCGAAGAGTTCATGCATTGCATAAAGTCAAACGGATACATACATAACAATTCCTACATAAATAACCGTGCAATTTTGAGGCAGGGTATCTAGAACCTAGAGGTGGACAAGTTAGTTGTTCTGGATAAACGGGAGAACAATCGCTTTCAGTGCCAGATCGGGCTGCAAGATCAAATGAGCGACCGAAACTGAATGCTAAAGCTGTGATGAACTGTTGTTGAGCATGCTAAGATGACCAGAGATTTTCTCCTTGCACGCCGGACAGATGAAGCCAAGTGAATCAGCCTGCTGATCGGCAACGGTGCCAAAATGCTGGAACTGAGTGTTGCACCATACACACATGGACGACTGGAGCACACACCCGCCAACCATCTTTGACATGGACATGTCCCATCCTAACTGGACAGGAGGGCAGCTGCCAATGTGCGGCGCATAACCTAACATCAGTGTTGGTTCGGGTACAGGTACATGATTATGCCTGTTCATAGTCCCAAACTGTGGAGCTCCAGCTGAGGCCATCCTCAGCTGCTCCTCGAAGGTAGGATACATCTGTGGTTTCTGAACACCAAATCCAAGCTGCAAATCACACTGTTGAAAGACAATCAAATTAGCATGTCTGATTCCAGCGTGCAATCATATAATTGAAGTGAAACAATTAAATTAAAGAGTCATCTAGGGATCCTACAATAAAATTTTAGTAATAAATAGCATTAGTTCATCTACTGCAATAGTTGCATGAACATACATTATGTGATCTTAAACTTTACATGTTTTCAGCTATCAAGAAAATAACTGCCATTCTTGTTCCTTCAAATGTGTCCAATGAACCCACATAACTCAACGATTATTAGTCAGAATTCAAATAAATGCCATTGAACGGGAGCAATTTTAGGCAATTGCTTGAGTAGATTGCAGTAGATTGCAGTGTGGATAACTCAAGTAGTACAAACAGCTCTACTAGATTGAACGGGAAAAATTTTAGGCAATTGCTAAAGCAGTAGCATGGATGTTGCAAAAAGTCAGCATATCTTGAGAAATTACCTGGTCTTGAATAATTCTACTCATTGGACCATCTTCAACAGAACGAACCAGAGAGGTCAGGCTACCAAAATTGGTTTGCAAGGACATAAAATCATCTATACTTCCACTTGTGCCAGCTGTAGGGAGTGAGCCACAAGGACGAGTGCTGCCATTGTATTGATTCTCCAGGTCACTGTCAGATTTTTCCAGTGCCTCAAGCATGGAACCCTTGATATCAAAATCCAGTGTGCAATGTTCATTTGGTTCATTTCGACTGGTGGAGCTATTAACAAAACTATTCCTCATACTGTGAATATCAATTTCATCAGTTGCAGGACCACCAGTCAGTGTGTTCAGATCAGATAACGAATAGCAGCTTGAATAATCAGCTTTCATGTTTATTGCATTATTCAGCTGGGCAAGACTACTTTCTGTGATAGCGCCATTGAAGATATTGCTGTAAGCTTCAACATCAAAACCTGCATCATTGCTAGTAATGTTCCGTGGATTCACCAACTGTTCTTTGGCATTATCTTCACGTCTGTTGCTATTGTTCTTAATTTCAGATGTCATTGAACAAGAAGTAAAACAATCCACATTAATTTGAGCAGGAGAGATAGGATCCATGGTCAAATTAGGTTGATATATCATGTCATTGTTCTGGTTGAAGCTTTCAGCCTTGGATACACTGCTCTGGTTGTTTACAAAATTTTCCTCCTTACAAGCATTGTCATCGGCAGAATTAGCACCAAAGCATTGGGCAATGATGGATGATCTATTATTGTCATCTATGGCATTAGATGTTTCATAATTTGCACCAGAAACAGGAGGAGACATTGCATCTAAACATGAATTGAGGTTGACATCTCTTATCCTGACATCGGTATTGATCTCATGATCTTTCAAAGCAGTCATTCTGCAATCAATAATCTGATCTTCAATATGTTTGCCATTTTCAGGACTAGTAGAATCGCCTGCATTCCCGTACTTGCATTCTACATTGTCATTGTCTACCTCCATGTCAATCGAATTTAGATCAGGCTCATTCAAAGCAGCAGAAAGTGGGCTATTTTCCTCCTGACCATTAAAATTAGCTCCTTCAGGAAAACTACTAAATTTGTCATCCAGTAGATCACAAGGCTCAGAAACTTTTTTGGATGGTTTCATATCAGTACACTCCATCGGATCATCAATACACTTGCTTTCACCTTGAGGAATTGTAGGATTAGGAGCTAAATCCTTTGTGATGTTGTCATTCTGGGTGCAATCTGCATTGGAAAGTACTAAATCCTTCGTGCTGTCAGTCTGCTGTAAGTTTGCAGAGTTACCAATATTAAATTCGCTTGCAGCTTCAACAGCATGAGGCTCTTCAGCATTATGACATGCTCCATCATGGATTTTGTGGTCACTGAAATTGTCAATGGGGTCCTCGTGATTCCCAGTGACAGGTTCTCCAGCAGATCCTTTTTCCTTCTCAGGTACACCAGCCATATTGTGAAGAGGATCACAATGTCCAGAGAGAAGTTCACCAGCAGAAGATTCTTTTCCCTGTTCAGTTAAGCCATTCGTCTCTTGAAAACCAACTGGCTCTGGTGCCATGGATGGTCGACCACCTAACTCTCCTGAAATGGTCTCGTCAGGCATTTTTTCTGGTGTTTGACCTTGAGATTTTGTGGTGGCTAAACTATGGTCAATATTGCCCAGTTTATCTTCAGAAGTTATGTGACATTCTTGAGTCACAATTGTTACATTTTTGTTGGCTCCCACTTCACCAGACTTATTAACCTTGCGCCTTTTAGCCTTCCTTTGGTGAAAGGACAACTGATGTTGCACATAGGCACTCTGGTCCTGAAAAGTCAAATTGCACTTTTGGCACTCTTTTCCATTTGCTTCCACCTGAGTTTCATTCTTATCAAGTTGCCTCTGAGGATCACCATGGTGACTGGAGAAAGGCACAGATGTAACTGGAGGCGCACTCTGCTTTTCCTCAGTTGAATTAGGCTGGCAATGGCCTACAGACTAATTGAACATTTTAGTTAGTCAAACCATGAAAGGTAGTTGTGCATATAAGGTGCACTAAAAGGACTTACATTAACAGCGTTTAATTCAAGCACTTCTGCATCGCTGCTCTGAATGGCAGTTGGCTTTGCCTCCACATATCCAAGAAGAGACATAAGATAGGTAGAAACTTCTTTGCAAGTAGCAAACTGATG is from Oryza sativa Japonica Group chromosome 9, ASM3414082v1 and encodes:
- the LOC107276928 gene encoding EG45-like domain containing protein, which translates into the protein MAPKIGSVVVAIVVSLAMVSLVAGSSGTATFYTPPYTPSACFGFQEQGTMTAAASDVFWNGGAACGKRLAVTCTGATNQGVPQPCTGRSVTVKIVDYCPAGCRGTIDLSQEAFAAIANPDAGKILVEYHEV
- the LOC4347347 gene encoding uncharacterized protein, whose amino-acid sequence is MGTEVAPMVDMRALSQSDLVALAAGSPYSADPRRGRDADVLPPPKIDRAVFNESAGSRKQTFSRHRVATNLSHSLTPATASAAAAPAPAPADEDSENRLIAFHLQRLFAGEDPSFASPPQIAPQPQPQTLITPAIAAAVTPAPSLPTPPPSNADMEVMNPNGVAVDLARLAELVDPYEEEMRRRTAGLGAESELLGFMNGLEGQWGSRRRRRKFVDASMFGDHLPRGWKLLLGLKRKERVAWINCRRYVSPSGHQFATCKEVSTYLMSLLGYVEAKPTAIQSSDAEVLELNAVNSVGHCQPNSTEEKQSAPPVTSVPFSSHHGDPQRQLDKNETQVEANGKECQKCNLTFQDQSAYVQHQLSFHQRKAKRRKVNKSGEVGANKNVTIVTQECHITSEDKLGNIDHSLATTKSQGQTPEKMPDETISGELGGRPSMAPEPVGFQETNGLTEQGKESSAGELLSGHCDPLHNMAGVPEKEKGSAGEPVTGNHEDPIDNFSDHKIHDGACHNAEEPHAVEAASEFNIGNSANLQQTDSTKDLVLSNADCTQNDNITKDLAPNPTIPQGESKCIDDPMECTDMKPSKKVSEPCDLLDDKFSSFPEGANFNGQEENSPLSAALNEPDLNSIDMEVDNDNVECKYGNAGDSTSPENGKHIEDQIIDCRMTALKDHEINTDVRIRDVNLNSCLDAMSPPVSGANYETSNAIDDNNRSSIIAQCFGANSADDNACKEENFVNNQSSVSKAESFNQNNDMIYQPNLTMDPISPAQINVDCFTSCSMTSEIKNNSNRREDNAKEQLVNPRNITSNDAGFDVEAYSNIFNGAITESSLAQLNNAINMKADYSSCYSLSDLNTLTGGPATDEIDIHSMRNSFVNSSTSRNEPNEHCTLDFDIKGSMLEALEKSDSDLENQYNGSTRPCGSLPTAGTSGSIDDFMSLQTNFGSLTSLVRSVEDGPMSRIIQDQCDLQLGFGVQKPQMYPTFEEQLRMASAGAPQFGTMNRHNHVPVPEPTLMLGYAPHIGSCPPVQLGWDMSMSKMVGGCVLQSSMCVWCNTQFQHFGTVADQQADSLGFICPACKEKISGHLSMLNNSSSQL